The DNA sequence AGAAGTTGGTCAGCTCCTGAACGCCCTGCAGCTCCATGAACGAGAACGGGTTCTCGGAGCCGTACACCGGCGCGAAGCCGAGGCGCGCCAGGCGCTGGTCGGCGACGCACTGGAGGTACTCGCGCATCGAGTCGGTGTTCATGCCGGGCAGGCCGTCGCCGCACAGGTCGCGGGCGAACTGCAGCTCGGCCTCGACCGCTCCCTTCAGCATGTCCGTGACCTGCTCCTGGAGCGCCTCGTCGAACAGCTCCGGCTCCTCCTTGCGGACGGTGTCCACGACCTCGAAGGCGAAGGACATGTGCATCGTCTCGTCGCGGAACACCCAGTTGGTGCCGGTCGCGAGGCCGTGCAGCAGACCGCGGCTGCGGAACCAGTAGACGTAGGCGAAGGCACCGTAGAAGAACAGGCCCTCGATGCACGCCGCGAAGCAGATCAGGTTCAGCAGGAAGCGGCGGCGGTCGGCCTTGGACTCCAGGCGGTCCAGCTTCTCCACCGAGTCCATCCACTTGAAGCAGAACTCGGCCTTCTCCCGGATGGAGGGGATGTTCTCCACGGCCGCGAAGGCGGCGGCGCGGTCCTCCGGGTCGGGCAGGTAGGTGTCGAGCAGCGTCAAGTAGAACTGGACGTGCACGGCCTCCTCGAAGAGCTGACGGCTCAGGTAGAGCCGTGCCTCGGGGGAGTTGATGTGCTTGTAGAGCGTGAGCACCAGGTTGTTCGCCACGATCGAGTCGCCGGTGGCGAAGAACGCGACCAGGCGGCCGATGAGGTGCTGCTCCTCGGCCGTCATCTTGGCGAGGTCGGCCACGTCCGAGTGGAGGTCGACCTCCTCCACGGTCCAGGTGTTCTTGATCGCGTCCCGGTAGCGCTCGTAGAAGTCCGGGTAGCGCATCGGGCGGAGCGTCAGCTCGAAGCCCGGGTCGAGCAGGTTCTTCTCGCCCGTCGTCGTGGTGGTGTGCAGTTCCGACGAAGAGCGTTCCGGCGCGGAGCGCTGTCCATCAGGGGCGGTGGTCGGGTGACGGGTGGGCATTACTGGCAGGCCTCGCAGGACTCGGGGTTTTCCAGGGAGCAGGCGATCGCCTCGGGGTCGCTCACCTGCTGGGGGACGGGGGCGGCCGCGGCGGCGGAGCCCCCGGCGGCGCGGGCGATGCGCGTCGCGGGGCGCGAGCGCAGGTAGTACGTGGTCTTGAGGCCCTGCTGCCAGGCGTAGGCGTACATCGAGGAGAGCTTGCCGATGGTCGGCGTCTCCAGGAACAGGTTCAGGGACTGCGACTGGTCGAGGTACGGCGTGCGCGCGGCGGCCATGTCGATCAGGCCCCGCTGCGGGATCTCCCAGGCCGTGCGGTACAGGTTCCGCACCTCCGCGGGCACCCAGGTGAAGCCCTGCACCGAGCCGTTGGACTCGCGAAGGGCCTCGCGGGTCTGCGCGTCCCACACGCCGAGCTTCTTGAGGTCCTGCACCAGGTAGGAGTTGACCTGGAGGAACTCGCCGGACAGCGTCTCGCGCTTGAAGAGGTTGGAGACCTGCGGCTCGATGCACTCGTAGACGCCCGCGATGGAGGCGATGGTGGCGGTCGGGGCGATGGCCAGGAGCAGCGAGTTGCGCATGCCGACCTTGCCGATGCGCTCCCGCAGCGCGTCCCAGCGCTCGGGCCAGGCGCGCTCCGCCGCGGTGTGCTCGTAGTGGTCGGGGTGCAGGACGCCGCGCGCCGTGCGGGTCTTCTCCCAGGCGGGCAGCGGGCCGTGGCGCTCGGCGAGGTCCGCGGAGGCCTCGTAGGCGGCGAGCATGATCCGCTCGGCGATCCTCGTGGACAGCGCCTTCGCCTCGGGGGAGTCGAAGGGCAGCCGCAGCTGGAAGAAGACGTCCTGCAGACCCATGGCGCCCAGGCCCACGGGGCGCCACTTGGCGTTGGAGTTCCCGGCCTGCTCGGTCGGGTAGAAGTTGATGTCCACGACGCGGTCGAGGAACGTCACGGCGGTGCGGACGGTGGCGTCCAGGCGCTCCCAGTCGATGTCCCCGTCGGCCACGAAGGCCCCGAGGTTCACCGAGCCGAGGTTGCACACGGCCGTCTCGCCGTCGTCCGTGACCTCCAGGATCTCCGTGCACAGGTTGGAGGAGTGCACGGTGTGGCCGGGCTCGGCGGTCTGGTTGGCGGTGCGGTTGGAGGTGTCCTTGAAGGTCATCCAGCCGTTGCCGGTCTGCGCGAGGGTGCGCATCATGCGGCCGTACAGGTCACGGGCCGGCATGGTCTTGCGGGCCAGGCCCTTGGCCTCGGCCGCGCGGTACGCGGCGTCGAACTCCTCGCCCCACAGGTCGACGAGCTCGGGCGTGTCGGCGGGCGAGAACAGCGACCACTCCTGGTCGGCGGCGACCCGGCGCATGAACTCGTCCGGGATCCAGTGCGCGAGGTTCAGGTTGTGGGTGCGCCGGGCGTCCTCGCCGGTGTTGTCCCGCAGCTCCAGGAACTCCTCGATGTCGGAGTGCCAGGTCTCCAGGTAGACCGCGGCGGCGCCCTTGCGGCGGCCGCCCTGGTTCACGGCGGCGACGGAGGCGTCGAGCGTCTTCAGGAACGGCACGATGCCGTTGGAGTGGCCGTTCGTGCCGCGGATCAGCGAACCGCGCGAGCGGATGCGGGAGTACGACAGGCCGATGCCGCCGGCGTGCTTCGACAGGCGCGCCACCTGGTGGTAGCGGTCGTAGATCGAGTCCAGCTCGTCGAGCGGCGAGTCGAGCAGGTAGCAGCTCGACATCTGCGGGTGCCGGGTGCCGGAGTTGAAGAGCGTCGGCGAGGACGGCAGGTAGTCCAGACGGCTCATCAGGCCGTACAGGGAGGCGACCTCGTCCAGGGCGCGCGCGGAGTCGTCCTCGGCGAGACCGGCGGCCACGCGCAGCATGAAGTGCTGCGGCGTCTCGATGACCTTGCGGGTGATCGGGTGGCGCAGCAGATAGCGGCTGTGCAGCGTGCGCAGGCCGAAGTAGCCGAAGCGGCGGTCGGCGCCGTCGGCGAGCGCGGCCTCCACGAGCCCGTCGAGACGGGCGCCGTGCAGGGCCGTGAACGCGGCGGTGCGGTCGGCGATCAGGCCCTCGCGGTGGCCGACCGCGACGGACTCGGAGAACGACGTGACGCCCTGCGAGGCGGCCTCCTCGCGGATGCCGATGGTCAGCAGCCGGGCGGCGAGCCGGGAGTACGCGGGGTCCTCGGAGATGAGCCCGGCGGCCGCCTCGGTGGCGAGCTCCCGCAGCTCGGCCTCGTCGGCCTTCGCCGAGCGCCCGCGCAGGGCGGCCGCGGCGACGCGTCCGGGGTCGGCGTCGGGGAGGTCGGCGGTGAGGTCGGTCAGGGTGCGCAGCAGCGCGGTGCCCGGGGCGTCAGTCCGCGTGGACTGCTCGGCGGGCTGCTGACCGGCTTCGGCCTGCGCTGACGCGGGCTCGGCGGGCGCGATGGTCACGTGGTGCTCTCCCTCGCTCGGCTCTGGGCATCGAGGCGGCTGAGGGCACACGGGCGCGACCGCGGGCAGCGGTACGTACGCCGCGTCCACCAGCCCATTCCACGAGGCCCGGACGTCTGCGCCCGGACCGGGCGGCACGGGCGTGCTGTCGGCAGGTCCTCGGACTTGCGGGTACGCAAATGCGCACACGTACACCGTTGCGGGACAGTTCCGGACTTGCACCGGATTCCCCTGCGGCGACAGCGAGGACGAGCATACATCTTGTGCTGGGTTTCGGTGGCACCCCTAGATGTTGTGTCGGAGGTGACCGTTCCCTCACGGGGTGTGGTCGCTCGTGTGCCTGTCGGAGCGTCAACTCGCAGGAGAGAAGCCCCAGACCGGGGGCGGGTTCGCAGTCCCGGCGGGGGGCGCGGACGCCGCGCCCCCGGCGGCCTGTCGGGCGGGGCGGTGGGGCAGGTCAGCCGCTCGTGCCCGGTGGGTCCTGGGGAGCGCCGTCCCCGTTCGGGGGCAGGTCGCCGCGGTCCGCCGGGAGGCCCGTCCCGCCGCCGTCCGGGGGCAGGACCTCGGGGTCGGCCTGCTCGGGCAGGGTGGCGTCCAGTTCGCGGTCGTCGGCGCGGTGGGCGGTCTCGGCGGCGGCGCGCAGCGCGGCGCGGTCCACCGCGCCGCGGTCGGCGGCGAGCTGGATCCGCAGCCCGTTCTCCGAGCGGACGTACTCGTGCCGGGAGCCCGTGACGCGGTACCAGCCCTTGCCGTCCTTCTCGCAGCTCTTGGCGGCGGGCGGGACCGTGCGGCAGTTCCCGTCGGTGACGGTGCCCCGGTCGACGGAGAGCGTGAGCTGCGCGCCGCCCTCGTCCTTCACGTACGTGGACTGGAAGCCGTCCTCACCGATCACGCCCACCGACTGCCGGGCGAGTTCGAAGCCGTCGGCCTCCGTCACGTACACGTGCTCCACGACCGTCTGCGCCGCCGTGGCGCGCTCCTCCAGTTCGGAGCGGTCCGGCGGCGCCGTGCCGGCGAGGCTGTCCGAGCCGCAGCCGGTGAGGGCGAGCGGGACGAGGAGCAGGGCCGGGAGGAGGCGGTGGGAACGTCTCATGCGTACATCCTTTCGCATGCGCCCGCCGCCGTCCGTGTCCCGGCCCCGGCCCTGTCAGTCCGTGCCGCCCCGGTTCAGTGGCCCGCGCCCACCTTGGGCAGTTCGGTGGCCACGCCCTTGTCCCCGGCGTCCGCCGTGTAGTCCTCGGGCGATGTCTCGTCGATGCCCTCGGGAGCCTTGAGCGCCTTCAGGACGAAGGTGAGGACGACGGTCACGACCACGTTCAGGACGAACGCCGTCAGGCCGATGTAGCCGATCTCGCCGATGCCGGGGATCTCCTTGGAGGAGCCGCCGAAGTGCTTCTGCGTCGGCGAGGCCACGCCGTACGCGGCCACCGTCCCGTAGACCATGCCGACCGCCCAGCCGGCCAGGAGCGCCCACCGGTGGAACCACCGCGTGAACAGGCCGCCCACGAGCGCGGGCATGGTCTGCAGGATCCAGATGCCGCCCAGGAGCTGGAAGTTGATCGCGACCGTCTTGTCCATGGTGAGCACGAAGGCGAGGGCGCCCACCTTCACCAGGAGCGAGACCAGCTTGGAGACCTTGGTCTCCTGCTCGGGCGTCGCGTCGGGCTTCAGGAAGTCCTTGTAGATGTTGCGGGTGAAGAGATTCGCGGCCGCGATCGACATGATGGCCGCAGGGACGAGCGCGCCGATGCCGATCGCCGCGAACGCGACGCCCGTGAACCAGTCGGGGAACATGTCCTCGAACAGCTGCGGGATCGCCAGCTGCCCGTTCTCGACCTTCACCCCGGCCGCGATCGCCATGAAGCCCAGCAGCGCGAGCAGGCCCAGCATCAGCGAGTACAGCGGCAGGATGGTGGTGTTGCGGCG is a window from the Streptomyces spectabilis genome containing:
- a CDS encoding ribonucleotide-diphosphate reductase subunit beta gives rise to the protein MRYPDFYERYRDAIKNTWTVEEVDLHSDVADLAKMTAEEQHLIGRLVAFFATGDSIVANNLVLTLYKHINSPEARLYLSRQLFEEAVHVQFYLTLLDTYLPDPEDRAAAFAAVENIPSIREKAEFCFKWMDSVEKLDRLESKADRRRFLLNLICFAACIEGLFFYGAFAYVYWFRSRGLLHGLATGTNWVFRDETMHMSFAFEVVDTVRKEEPELFDEALQEQVTDMLKGAVEAELQFARDLCGDGLPGMNTDSMREYLQCVADQRLARLGFAPVYGSENPFSFMELQGVQELTNFFERRPSAYQVAVEGSVSFDDEF
- a CDS encoding ribonucleoside-diphosphate reductase subunit alpha; protein product: MTIAPAEPASAQAEAGQQPAEQSTRTDAPGTALLRTLTDLTADLPDADPGRVAAAALRGRSAKADEAELRELATEAAAGLISEDPAYSRLAARLLTIGIREEAASQGVTSFSESVAVGHREGLIADRTAAFTALHGARLDGLVEAALADGADRRFGYFGLRTLHSRYLLRHPITRKVIETPQHFMLRVAAGLAEDDSARALDEVASLYGLMSRLDYLPSSPTLFNSGTRHPQMSSCYLLDSPLDELDSIYDRYHQVARLSKHAGGIGLSYSRIRSRGSLIRGTNGHSNGIVPFLKTLDASVAAVNQGGRRKGAAAVYLETWHSDIEEFLELRDNTGEDARRTHNLNLAHWIPDEFMRRVAADQEWSLFSPADTPELVDLWGEEFDAAYRAAEAKGLARKTMPARDLYGRMMRTLAQTGNGWMTFKDTSNRTANQTAEPGHTVHSSNLCTEILEVTDDGETAVCNLGSVNLGAFVADGDIDWERLDATVRTAVTFLDRVVDINFYPTEQAGNSNAKWRPVGLGAMGLQDVFFQLRLPFDSPEAKALSTRIAERIMLAAYEASADLAERHGPLPAWEKTRTARGVLHPDHYEHTAAERAWPERWDALRERIGKVGMRNSLLLAIAPTATIASIAGVYECIEPQVSNLFKRETLSGEFLQVNSYLVQDLKKLGVWDAQTREALRESNGSVQGFTWVPAEVRNLYRTAWEIPQRGLIDMAAARTPYLDQSQSLNLFLETPTIGKLSSMYAYAWQQGLKTTYYLRSRPATRIARAAGGSAAAAAPVPQQVSDPEAIACSLENPESCEACQ